Below is a genomic region from Bacillus mycoides.
AATTTGTCCAATTTGATGCAAATTCTTTTATTTCATTTTTAGTCGGTTTCTTTTCGGAACCTGTTATAAATTTAATTGCATTATGCAAACCAACATCATCAATTGGAAAAGCTGAAGGGAATCGTAAACAACGCATCAAAACATAGTGAGCTGTCCATGGCCCTATACCGCGAATGCTAGTTAATTGTTTTTCAGCTTGCTTCACATCTTGTATTTGTAATAGAGATTCTTTTGATAATTTACCTTCTGTAATGAGCTGCGCGACGTCAATTAAGTATTCGCACTTTCTTGTAGTCATTTTTAATGTTGCGAGATCTTCTACATCTAAATTTGCTATTACTTCAGGTGATGGGAATATCCAATGTTTTCTACCGTTCCAATCTACATAATCGCCAAAATTTTCGACTAATCTTCTTTTTAGAGTATAGGCATATGTGAGGTTGATTTGTTGACCTAGAATCCCCCAGCATAGTGCTTCAAATAAATCCGGAATTCCCAAAGTACGAAGACCGTAAAATTCTTTAATGGGTTTTTGAAGGAGTGGGTCGTGTTTAGCTAATTTATAGAAGGGAGCTAAATCAGTAGTTAAATCAAACCACTCTTTTACATAGTTAGATACGGCATCGTGTGCCCATTTTTCAGAGACATATGATGCTCCTAAAAAACGTATTTGAATATTACTATTGGCATTCAAACCAATTTCAACTAATGGATTTATGTTTTGAACAGGAATGACTTTATAGATTTTATTGTTTTCAATATGAAACATACATTCATTTTTAGAACGCGATAGATAGCGTAAGTTTTCTTGAAAACTAAATTCTTTTGGAACTACTAAAGTCAATGCGCTATTATATTCTGCTGTCATATGAATTCCACCGGTAACTTTTCTAATGTAAGCAATTCTTTCTTCATTTCTAATCCGCCTCTAAAACCAGTTAGTTTTCCATCTTTTCCTATAACGCGATGGCAAGGAATTGTAATAAGAAGTGGGTTGGCAGCAATAGCAGAAGCAACGGCACGTACAGCTGTAGGTTTTTGAATTCTTTCTGCAATTTCTGAATAAGAATATGTTTTTCCATAAGGAATTTCACGTACCGTATTCCAAACAGATAATTGAAATTCAGTTCCGTAAGCATCAATAGGGAATGTAAAAGTTTCTCGCTTGTTTTCTAAATACTCGATAACTTCTTTCGTATATGTTAGCAGGTAATCTGGATTGTGAGTCAATATATGCTGTGGCAGTTTTTTTCTAGCCCACAAATTTAGTTCTTCAAAGTTTTCGTCTTGAGATCCAATGAAACATAGTCCATTTTCAGTTGCAGCAATATGCAAGCACCAATTTTTATGTGTAATTAGCGCCCAATATATAGATTTATTTTTATAGGAATTCATTATTGTATCCCTCTTTCATTTCGTTCTTTTTTCGATATTCAGTAGGAGTAAATCCGGTTTTCTTTTTAAATAAAGTTGCGAAATACTCCGAGTTTTCTATCCCGACAGCAATACTAATTTCCTTAACGGATTGATTTGTATGTGAAAGATATTCTGCCGCTTTTTTAATTCTGAATTGCTGTATATATTCTATTGGACTAATCCCTACAATTTTCTTGAAAGTGCGTTGTAGATGATAAGGGCTACCATGGCATATTTCTGCGAGTAAGTCGAGGGTTAGCACGTCACAATAATGTTTTTGGATATATTCTTTAATTTGCTCTACCCATTCTTCATTAGGTAAAGTTAGCCCGTTTGGTTTACAACGTTTACACGGACGAAAATTTTCATGTAATGCTTGCTCTGCCTTAAGAAAAATACGTACATTGTTTTTATTCGGTATTCTCGATTTACATGATGGTCGGCAAAAAATACCGGTTGATTTTACAGCGTAAAAGAATTTGTCATCATATGTGGAGTCATTATGAATAATTGCTTGCCAATACTCATTTGTTACTGTGAACTCTTCATTATGCACAGAACATCACCTCTGGCATTAGTATAACCTGAATAAAGTACGTATGTACGTATTTACGAATGTAAGAGCAAGATTACAAAGCTGAAACTATGATAGGGTATCTATTTTGTGTTAGCATGAAAATTGAAAAT
It encodes:
- a CDS encoding DNA-3-methyladenine glycosylase family protein — protein: MTAEYNSALTLVVPKEFSFQENLRYLSRSKNECMFHIENNKIYKVIPVQNINPLVEIGLNANSNIQIRFLGASYVSEKWAHDAVSNYVKEWFDLTTDLAPFYKLAKHDPLLQKPIKEFYGLRTLGIPDLFEALCWGILGQQINLTYAYTLKRRLVENFGDYVDWNGRKHWIFPSPEVIANLDVEDLATLKMTTRKCEYLIDVAQLITEGKLSKESLLQIQDVKQAEKQLTSIRGIGPWTAHYVLMRCLRFPSAFPIDDVGLHNAIKFITGSEKKPTKNEIKEFASNWTNWESYATFYLWRVLY
- a CDS encoding methylated-DNA--[protein]-cysteine S-methyltransferase — its product is MNSYKNKSIYWALITHKNWCLHIAATENGLCFIGSQDENFEELNLWARKKLPQHILTHNPDYLLTYTKEVIEYLENKRETFTFPIDAYGTEFQLSVWNTVREIPYGKTYSYSEIAERIQKPTAVRAVASAIAANPLLITIPCHRVIGKDGKLTGFRGGLEMKKELLTLEKLPVEFI
- a CDS encoding bifunctional transcriptional activator/DNA repair enzyme AdaA: MHNEEFTVTNEYWQAIIHNDSTYDDKFFYAVKSTGIFCRPSCKSRIPNKNNVRIFLKAEQALHENFRPCKRCKPNGLTLPNEEWVEQIKEYIQKHYCDVLTLDLLAEICHGSPYHLQRTFKKIVGISPIEYIQQFRIKKAAEYLSHTNQSVKEISIAVGIENSEYFATLFKKKTGFTPTEYRKKNEMKEGYNNEFL